A genomic window from Lycium barbarum isolate Lr01 chromosome 4, ASM1917538v2, whole genome shotgun sequence includes:
- the LOC132635092 gene encoding 14 kDa proline-rich protein DC2.15-like: protein MAKSLALFIVFNVLFFTVVSACNTCPGLKPKPKPTPSPSPNSQGKCPTDALKLGVCANVLNGLLNVTLGTPPVKPCCSLIENLVDLEAAVCLCTALKTNILGINLNLPISLSLLLNVCSKDAPKGFTCP, encoded by the coding sequence ATGGCGAAGTCACTTGCCCTCTTTATAGTATTCAATGTCCTTTTTTTCACTGTTGTTAGTGCATGCAACACTTGTCCTGGCCTTAAACCAAAACCAAAGCCAACACCAAGCCCTTCACCTAATTCACAAGGCAAATGCCCAACTGATGCCTTAAAATTAGGTGTTTGTGCTAACGTGCTTAATGGTTTACTGAATGTAACACTTGGAACTCCACCTGTTAAACCATGCTGCAGTCTTATTGAAAATCTTGTGGATTTGGAGGCTGCAGTATGCCTTTGCACTGCACTTAAGACTAATATTTTGGGGATTAACCTTAATCTCCCTATTTCACTTAGCTTACTTCTCAATGTTTGCAGTAAGGATGCACCAAAGGGCTTCACTTGTCCCTAA